A region from the Mercenaria mercenaria strain notata chromosome 7, MADL_Memer_1, whole genome shotgun sequence genome encodes:
- the LOC123556074 gene encoding uncharacterized protein LOC123556074, which translates to MEMANETDPMIGVGSETENSHEMHTIEENVTKNTEERQASNGANYILDCVKKSPIDIDTLKEFIKSGADVNSYDKNDKRTALHEAALKGEEEVVDLLLKAGAHIKFKDTGENTALHFAVQSGSEKACMYSTSLPQG; encoded by the exons atGGCGAATGAGACAGATCCTATGATTGGGGTTGGAAGTGAAACAGAGAATAGTCATGAAATGCACACG ATCGAAGAAAACGTTACAAAGAATACAGAAGAACGACAAGCCTCAAATGGTGCTAA cTACATTCTAGATTGTGTGAAAAAGAGTCCAATAGATATAGACACACTGAAAGAGTTCATTAAATCTGGTGCAGATGTAAATTCTTA CGACAAGAATGACAAGAGAACGGCTTTGCATGAGGCTGCCTTGAAAGGAGAAGAAGAAGTTGTCGATTTGTTGCTGAAAGCCGGAGCTCATATTAAATTTAA AGATACCGGTGAAAATACTGCACTACATTTTGCTGTACAAAGTGGTTCGGAAAAAGCCTGTATGTATTCAACGTCTCTCCCCCAAGGGTAG